CATACACAATTTCTAATCCTAACAAAAAATGTTCTTTCACTTCAGCTTTTTCTTTCGAAGTATGAAAAATATAAAGCTCTCTATCGGGACTATTTTTATGCAACTTCTTATACTCATGCCAAGCCTCAAGATCTTCATTAAATTCAGCTATAATGGACATATCTTCAATTGTTCTGATGTTATTTATTGATGTTGACTCTAACGCCTCTACTAGAACAATTCGATCGGGGTAATGTTCACAAACTTCCATCCACTTCATAAGCATACCTCCAAGGATTATTCTTTTTTTCTATTCTATCAAAAATTTTGCTACCTTAATAATTTCGAACCTTAAAATTTTGGACACATGTATTTTTTATGGATGAAACAATTTTTTTTGAAGAATTTCTAAAGCTTGTCTAATCTCTTCTAAATCCTTTTCAGAAGTATTTTGTATTCTATCAAGAAATCGAGACTTTATGATTTCGAATGCCTCATCCATCATAGCTTCCCCTTCTTCTGAAAGATAAATAGATTGTTTTCTTCGATCTTCAGAAATACTTATCTTTTTAATTAAGTTCTTTTCCTTTAATTTCTTTATTTCTCTGCTTGTATTTGGCATAGAAATATGCTGACATTCGCTAATATCGCTAAGGGTTACCGGTTGACTTACCTTTATATACTCAAGAATTTTGTATTGAAGCGTAGTAAGTGAATGAGATTTGATATTGTATGTTAAGTCATGCGTTACTCGATGTACTGATGTTGTAAATACTATTACTTTGTTAAATAATTCGTTCTTATTAATAATTCTCACCCCTTTTTGATAAGATATCAAAATAGTTATCAAAAAACAATTATCATTTGACAAATAAATTTTATAAGTAGTACCATTTAGTTATCAAAT
This window of the Rummeliibacillus pycnus genome carries:
- a CDS encoding MarR family winged helix-turn-helix transcriptional regulator; protein product: MISYQKGVRIINKNELFNKVIVFTTSVHRVTHDLTYNIKSHSLTTLQYKILEYIKVSQPVTLSDISECQHISMPNTSREIKKLKEKNLIKKISISEDRRKQSIYLSEEGEAMMDEAFEIIKSRFLDRIQNTSEKDLEEIRQALEILQKKLFHP